TGGACGGCGGTCCCTGTGTCGACAAGTCTATGACCGTGCGGCCCGGCTTTCTCGTGGGCGCCGGGCGCCGGTCCGCTGGGTCGCCGCGATGCAGACGAGCACGGCCACCGCCGCGAGCGGGGCGGCGGGATCGAGTTCCTCGCCGAGCAGCAGGAACGACCAGACGAGCGTCAACAGCGGCTGGGCCAGTTGCAGTTGACTGGCGCGGGGGGCGCCGATCTCCGCCATGCCCCGGTACCAGATGTACAGCCCGACGAACGTGGACCCGGCCGCCGCCCAGACCAGGCCGGCGATCCCGTGCCCGGTCAGGTGCACCGGCTCGTACGCCAGCGCCACCGCGCTGCCCGCGACCGCTACCGGGAGCGAGAGGACCAGTGCCCAGCCGATTACCTGCCGGCCGGGCATCACCCGCGCCAGTCTGCCGCCCTCCGCGTACCCGGCCGCGCACACCACCAGCCCACCGAACAGGTACAGGTCACCGGCCGAGAGCGCGCCGCCGCTCTGCCGGATCGTGAACGCGAGCACCACGGCGGCCCCCGCGAGCGCCGCGATCCAGAACGCGCGCGGCGGGCGGGAGCCCGTGCGCAGGGACGAGAACACCGCCGTGGTCAGCGGCAACAGCCCCACCACGACGGCCGCGTGCGAGGAGGTCGTCGTCCTCAGCGCGAGCGTGGTCAGCAGCGGGTACCCCGCCACCACCCCGCCCGCCACGATCAGCAGCCCGCCCAGGTGGCGGCGGCCCGGCCACGGACTGCGGGCCGCGAGCAGGACCGTGCCCGCGATCAGCGCGGCGAGCACACTGCGCAGCGCCACCAGCGACCAGGGCCCGAAACTCTCCAGCCCCCACACGGTGGCGGGGAAGGTCAGGGAGAAGGCGACCACGCCGAGGGAGGCGAGGACGAAACCGGACCGTTCGGAGGCCGGGGCGGCGGAAGCGGCCGCGGAGAGGGGAGCAAGGGAAGCGGAAGAAGCGACGGGGGCGCCGGAGGCTGCCGGAGCGGCGGCAGGGGTGGTGCCGGGTGCGAGCGCTATCGCCCTGGCGTGGGTAGCGCTATTGTCATCTCTCATGAACGAGCGTAGCAGTGTGGGGGAGTTGGCGGAATCCCTGCGTGAGGAGCTCAACCGCTACTCACCCGGTGGAAAGCTGCCGTCGAGCCGCGTACTCGTCGAACGCTTCCGGGTCAGCCCGGTCACCGTCACCCGGGCCCTCGCCCGGCTGGCCGCCGAGGGGCTGGTCGTCACCCGCCCCGGCGCCGGGGCCTTCCGCGCCCGGGCGCGTACCACCGCACCGGCCCGGGGCGACACGTCCTGGCAGGAGGTCTCGCTCAGCGGTGACGGCGGACCCGAGGTGGTACCCCGTACCGTCGACGCCTCGGGGGTCCTCGTCACCCTCGCCGCGCCCCCACCGGGCGTCATCGAGTTCAACGGCGGTTACCTCCACCCCTCCCTCCAGCCCGAACGGGCCCTGGCATCCGCCCTCGCGCGGGCCGGCCGCCGCCCCGGTGCCTGGGACCGGCCGCCGGTGGACGGCCTGCCCGAGTTGCGCGCCTGGTTCGCCCGGGAGATCGGGCCCGGCGTCGACGCGGCCGACGTCCTCATCACGGCGGGCGGCCAGAGCGCGCTGGCCGCCGCGCTGCGCGCGCTCGCTCCGCCCGGCGCTCCGGTGCTCGTCGAGTCGCCGACCTACCCCGGCATGCTGGCCGTCGCCCGTGCCGCCGGGCTGCGGCCCGTCCCCGTACCGGTGGACGCCGACGGAGTGCGACCCGAGCTGCTGGACGCCGCGTTCCGCGCCACCGGCGCCCGGGTGTTCGTCTGTCAGCCGCTCTTCCAGAACCCGACCGGCACCGTCCTCGCCCCCGGACGAAGGGCCGACGTGCTGCGGATCGCGCGGGCGGCCGGCGCGTTCGTCGTCGAGGACGACTTCGCCCGCCGCCTCGCCCACGAGGACGCCGGCCCGCTGCCGCCGCCGCTGGTCGCCGACGATCCGGACGGGGTGGTCGTGCACGTCTGCTCACTCACCAAGGTCACCTCGCCCAGCATGCGCGTCGGCGCGCTCGCCGCGCGCGGCCCGGTGCTGGAGCGGCTGCGGGCGATCCAGGTCGTGGACAGCTTCTTCGTGCCCCGACCGCTCCAGGAGGCTGCCCTCGAACTGGTCGGAGCCCCCTCCTGGGGTACCCACCTGCGTTCCGTGGCAGCCGAGTTGGCCCGGCGCCGCACCCTGCTCACCGGAGAGCTCCGCCGCTCGCTGCCCGGACTCGACCTGCCGCACGTACCGTCCGGCGGCGGCAGCCTCTGGCTGCGCGTCCCCGGCCACGGCGGCAGCGGCGCCGAGGAGGCCGCGTTCGTTTCCGGCGCCCTGCGCGCCGGGGTCGCCGTGGCCCCGGGACGCCCGTACTTCTGCGCCGAACCACCCTCCGCGCAGGTCCGGATCAGCTTCGCGGCGGCCTCCGGCGCGGGCGAGATCGCGGAGGGGGTCCGGCGCCTGCGCCTCGCGTACGACACCCTCGGAGCCTGCGGGGCGTGACCGGAGGCGGTGGCGCGGGCGGGCGGGAAGTGGACGGGCAGGTCCACGAGGGCGTCCCAGGGCGGGGCGAGAGCGCTCCGCCCGCCCGGCAACGCCCTCGCACCAGTCACCCGCGCCGCCCTCGCGGGTCCGGCCGCCGGTCAGCCGTGGGAACAGGGCTGCCGGTCAGTACACCCGGCAGGCCCGTCGGCGAGCTGGTTGCTGCGGTCGATCTCCGGCATGTGTGTCTCGGCCCAGACCCGCAGGGCGGAGAGCGGCCCTTCGAGGGACAGGCCGAGTGCGGTGAGCCGGTAGTGGACGGCGGGCGGCACGGTGGGTTCCACCCGGCGCGCGGCCAGGCCGTCCCGGACGAGAGTCTGCAGGGTGACGGACAGCATCTTCTGGGAGATGCCGGGGATACGGCGCCGCAGTTCCGCGAAACGGAGCTCGTCCGGTGCCTCCTCGGCCAGCACCTTGACCGCCATCGATGTCCACTTGGTGCCGATACGGTCGAGCAACTGGCGGGTCGGACAGAGCGGATCCATCACATCGCCCCGCTCGCCGGGCCGCCGACCGGGTTCACCGGGCCGCGATGCGGTCACTCCGGGCTCACCACCTGAGGGGAAAGTGCCTTCTTGGAGCAGCCAGCCTAGTTCCTTAGCGTGATGTGGTCACTCATCCTCACCACCTCTGGAGCCCCTCCATGCCCGAGTTGCGGCGCGTCCCCGTCAACGGTGTCGAACTGAACGTCGCCCTCGCCGGGTCGGGCCCGGCCGTTCTGCTGCTGCACGGTTTCCCGCACACCTGGGAGCTGTGGACGGACGTCATCGCCGGCCTGTCCGGCGGCTACCGCGTCATCGCGCCGGACCTGCGTGGGTTCGGCGCGAGCAGCGGGACCGCCTCCGGGACCGGCGCGGACGGCAGGACCGGCTCCGGCTACGACGCGGGCACCCTGGCCGAGGACGCCGCCGCGCTTCTCACGGCCCTCGGCGTGTCCTCCGCCGCGGTGGTGGGCATCGACGCGGGCACGGCGGTGGCCTTCCTCCTCGCCCTGCGCCGCCCCGGTCTCGTCCGGCGCCTGGCCGTCATGGAGTCCGTCCTGGGCGGGCTGCCCGGCGCCGAGGACTTCCTCGCCGACGGGCCACCGTGGTGGTTCGGCTTCCATTCCGCCGCGCCGAGCCTCGCCGAGACCGTACTGGAGGGCCACGAGGCCGCCTACGTCGACTGGTTCCTGAGCGCCGGCACGCTCGGTGACGGAGTGCGCCCCGCCCTCCGGGACGCCTTCGTCCGCGCGTACACCGGCCACCAGGCGCTGAGCCGGGCGTTCTCGTACTACCGGGCGCTGCCCGAGAGCGCGGTACAGATCGAACAGGCGGTCGCCACCGCCCGGCTGACGGTGCCGACGATGGTGGTGGGCGCCCGGCCCGTCGGTGCCGCACTGGAACACCAACTCCGCCCGATCGCCGACGATCTCACCGGACACCTCCTCGAAGACTGCGGCCACATCATCCCGCTGCACCGGCCGCACGCCCTGCTCTCGCTGCTGCGTCCGTTCCTCGCGGGTGAGGACGCGAAGGGGACGTGACCGGGCCGGGGTCGACTACCGGTTCACGCCCCCGTGCCGTAGTCCGTGATTCCGGTGGTGAGATCCCGACGGATAGACGCGAAGGGGGCAAACGGCCGGAAACGGCCGTCCGGACGTGATCGGGCACGGCACCGGGGAGGCGGTTCTTCCTCCGCCGGCCCGATGCCGCCGGCCCGATGCCTCCTGCCCGAGGACGACTGCCCGGGGACGCCCGGACGCAGGCAGGCCGCGGCACAGTGCCCGGCCGCCGGCACGTGGCGCGCGAGGGCCGGGCCGGGTCGTTCCCGGTGGCCGGCCACTCAGGCATGAAATCCTGACTGTGGCCGGAGTTCCGGAGTCGTAGCCTGTTCCGATGACAGATGCGATCAAGCAGGGCTACGACATCTCGACCGATCCCTCCCGGCTCGACCCGGCCCGTATCCACCACTGGCTCTCCACCGATGCCTACTGGGCGCTGGGCCGGAGCCGCGCCGAGCAGGACGCGGCCATCGCGGCCTCGCTCAACTTCGGTGTGTACGAGAGGAATTCCGGCACCCAGGTCGGATACGCACGCGTGGTGACCGACCATGTCACCTTCGCCTGGCTCTGCGACGTCTACGTCGACCCGGTGGCCCGCGGGCGCGGACTCGGCGTACGGCTGGCCGAGGCGGTACGCGATCACCTCGCCCCGGCCGGTGTCCGCAGGATCCTGCTTTCCACGGGCGACGCCCACGAGGTGTACGCGAAGGCCGGTTTCCGCGGGCTGGAGAAGCCCGGCCAGTGGATGGCTCTGACCAACGGATAACGCCCCTCCGGCAGGGGCCGCCCGCGACGGGGCGGACCGTGAGAGGCCCGTCGCGGGATTGCCAACTTCCTTGCCCGTGCGCCCTCTTGACCCGGTGAGCTGTCGGCCCCACCATCGCGGCCATGAGTGTTCGGGTTTCCCTCGTGGCGGCAGCGCGAAGCTCGTCCCTGCTCGCCGAGCGCTTCGACGACGACCGTCCGCTCGACCACGCCGGATGGCACGAGGTGCAACTCGTCGCCCACGCCCTGGTCCCGCTCGGCGCTGCCGACCTCCGCTACTGCGCGCCGAGCCCCCGCAGCCGGGCCACCGGCGACGCCCTCGGCTACGCCCCCATGGCCCAACCCGACCTGCGGGACTGCGACATGGGGCGCTGGCGGGGCATGACCCTGGCGGAGGTCGCGGCCCGCGAACCCGCCGCCGTCGACGCGTGGCTGGCCGATCCCCGCTCCGCGCCGCACGGCGGCGAGCCGCTGCTCGGCTTCATCACGCGCATCGGCCACTGGCTCGACACCCGTCCCTGTGACGGCGGTTCCATCGTCGCGGTGGCCGAACCCGCGGTGGTCCGCGCGATCCTCGTCTACGCGCTGAAGGCCCCGCCCTCGACGTACTGGAACATCGACGTGCGCCCTCTCTCGGCGGTCACTCTGGTCGGGCAACCGGGCCGCTGGAGCCTCTCCTTGGAACCGCCGGCCCGCTGACGTACCGAGCTCTCGCCGGAAGGGTGAAAACCGGTGCGACCGGGGTGGAGATCGGTCACAATCCCGGACATGCAACGGTTTGCGGAGATGTTCACCGATCCCGGCAGCGACCCACGGGTCGAGGTCCCGACGCAGAGCGACGAACGGACCATGCTCGTCGCCTCCCTGCGCCGCCAGCGGGACACCCTGGTCCTGAAGTGCTCCGGGCTCGACCCCGAAGCCATGGCCATGCGGTCCGTGGACTTCTCCGGCCTGTCCCTGCTGGGACTCGTCCGGCACCTCGCCGACGTGGAACACCGTTGGTTCAGGCAGCGGTTGGCCGGCCAGGAGGGTCCGGCGCCCTTCTCCACGGCGGACGAGCCGGACGGAGCGTTCGACCGTGCGGTCCCCGGAGCCGCGCGCACCGCGGAAGCCTGGCGGGTCTGGCGGGAAGAGGTCGACTTCGCGGAACGGTTCGTCGCCGAGGCCCCGATCTCGACGTGTCCGCGAACGACCCCTGGCAGGGGCGGATCTCGCTCCGATGGGTCCTGCTGCACATGGTGGAGGAGTATGCGCGCCACAACGGCCACGCCGACCTGCTGCGCCAGGGGATCGACGGCGCCGTGGGGCTTTAGGCCGGGTCTGACCATTCCCGCCGGGCGGGCGGCGCCCGGCACCGCATCTCGCGGCGTTGTCGGACAGCCCGGATACATCCCGTGCTCGGGCGGTCCTCCGCCTCGCGACGCACCGCACCGGACACCGCCCGCTGATCCGACGCGCATGGTCGGACACGGCCTCGGGCCCGCATCGAGTCCAGGGCCGGGCCCGCGAACCCGGTACAGACCCCGGCCGGACCGGCACGACACCTTCCCGTCCGTCGGACCGGTCGGTATGTTGCGGGGGTCGCGGGCCGGACGGCCCGGGACCCCCGGTGGCGTCGAGCGCCTGGCCCGTAACCCCGTGACGCCCGGAGCCCGTTCGGCCGCTGGAGGACGACGCGGGTCCCGGCGCCCTGGGCCCCCAGGAGGAGGAGGCCACCGTGGCACAGGTCCGAGGCCGCTGCGACGAACGCTTCGCCCGCGTGCGTACCGCGTTCGAGGAGAACTTCGCCCTGCGCGACGAACTGGGCGCGGCCGTCACGGTCCTGGTGGACGGCGAGCCGGTCGTCGACCTCTGGGGCGGATGGGCGGACCGCGCGCGGACCCGCCCGTGGGAGCGGGACACCCTCGTCAACGTCTGGTCCACCACCAAGGGCCCGACCGCGCTCTGCGCCCACATTCTGGCCGACCGGGGCCTGCTGGACCTTGACGCCCCCGTGGCCTCGTACTGGCCCGAGTTCGCCGCGGCGGGCAAGCAGAACGTCAAGGTGCGCGATCTGCTCTCGCACCGGGCCGGTCTCGCCGGGCTGCGCGAGCCGCACTCGCTCGCCGACCTCTACGACTGGGAACTCACCACGTCCCGGTTGGCCGCGACCGAGCCGTGGTGGGAACCCGGCACCCGCTCCGGCTACCACGCGCTGACGTACGGATTCCTGGTCGGCGAGGTGGTCCGGCGGATCAGCGGGGACCTGCCCGGGGAGTTCCTCCGGCGCGAGGTCACCGGTCCCCTCGGCATCGACTTCACCGTGGGGCTGCCGGAGAAGGAGGCGGACCGGGTCGCCGAACTCGTTACGACGAGGGCCTCGCCCGCCCAAGCCGCGTTCTTCGCGAGCCTGCCCCCGGTGGTCGTCGCCTCCCTCGCCAACCCCGTCACCGGAGCGGCAGTGGCCAACACCGCCGCGTGGCGGGCGGCCGAGATCCCGGCCGCGAACGGACACGGCACCGCCCGCGCGGTCGCCGCCCTCTACGGCATCCTCGCCGGGCGGGGCACGCTGTCCGGTCGGTGCGTGCTGTCCGAGGACGCCGCCGAGCGGGTACGGGAGGGCCAGGGGAGCTGCCGCGATCTGGTGCTGGGGGCGGGGTTCGCGCACGAGACGGAGATCGCCCTCGGCGTCTGGCTGAGCGGGCCGAACGCCTCCTACGGCCCCAACCCGCGAGCGGTCGGCCACGACGGGGCGGGCGGCTCCTGCGGACTCGCCGACCCGGAGTCGGGGGTGGCGCTCGGTTACGTCATGAACCGGATGGGAGTCGGGCTCGCCGACGACCCGCGCAAGACGGCACTGGTCGAGGCGGTCTACTCGTCACTCTGACCCGGTCGGGAACGCCCCCGGAGACGAGAACGCGCGGGCCGACGGATTCTGTCGGGCCCGCGCGTTCCCACCGCCGCCTCGTGCGAGGTCCGTCGCGGGAGGCGGCGGGTGGTCGGGAATCCTTAGAGGACGCCGCTCGACGCGATGGTGATCTTCGCCGAGGTGCGGCCGCTCTGGGAGCCGAGGGACTCGATCTTCTTGACGAGCTCCAGGCTCTTCTCGTCCGCGACCTCACCGAAGACGACGTGCTTGCCGTCGAGCCACGAGGTCACGATGGTGGTGATGAAGAACTGCGAGCCGTTGGTGTTCCGGCCGGCGTTGGCCATCGAGAGCAGGCCCGGCTTGGTGTGCTTGAGCGTGAAGTTCTCGTCGGCGAACTTCTCGCCGTAGATGCTCTTGCCGCCCGTGCCGTCACCGCGGGTGAAGTCGCCGCCCTGGAGCATGAACTCCGGGATGACACGGTGGAAGGAGGAGCCGGCGTAGCCGAAGCCCTGCTCACCGGTGCAGAGCGCGCGGAAGTTCTCCACGGTCTTCGGGACGACGTCGTCGAACAGGTTGAACGTGATCCGCCCGGCGGGCTCGTCGTTGATGGTGATGTCGAAGTAAGTCTGGATGGTCATAGAACCATCCTGACACTTCTCGGGCCGGACCTCGTGCGGAGGGGGGTCCCAGCGCGGTCCGGCGGGTCGGCGAAAGCCGGAAAAACCTTTCAGCGCCCGTCGTCGCCCCGTCCTCGCGGGCTGCCCGGACCACGGACGGAAGCCCGCCGCCCCGCCCGGGACCTCCACCCCGGCCAGGGGCGCCGCCGTACGGGCCGCGCGACCGGGCCACGGGGCCCGTATTCCGGCGCGGCGGGCCGCCGGTCGCCGTCCGGGGACGGCAGCGGAGCCTGCCGGTCGGCCTGGGCGCGGGTCTCCTGGTGAGCGGCGTACGAGGTGGTCCGGAACGCCTCCTCGTACGAGGCCAGAGCCGCACCGATCGCCGCCCCGGCCGTCCCCCGGCGCCGCACCCGGGCCGCGAGCGCGCCGAGGAGGCCCATGACGGCGGCCAGGCATCCGGCGACGATCAGCAACGGCAGGAGCGCACCCATGGGGGCGAGGGTAGCGAGCGGGGGCCCGGGGCGGCAGGGCGCCGACGGCTACCGGCCGCGCGGCTTTCCGCGCTTGGCGCCCCCCGCGCTCTTCGCCCCCTTGGCCCCGCCGCCCGACCCGCCCCGCGGGTTGCGGGACGACGGCTTGCCCGCGGCGGCGCGACGCTGCCCACCCGCGGCCGGCCGCTTCTCCTGCTTCGGCTGCGGGGGAGTGGGGGTACGCCCGCGTGAGCTGTTCACCGTGCGGCCCCGGACGATGCCGATGAAGTCCTCGACCATCTCGGTCGTCTTCTCCTCCGGCCACGAGAGCGCGATGCGCGACTCCGGGACATCCGTCATCGTGCGGTAGGTGAGGTCCTTGCGGTGGTGGAGCCGGGCGAGCGACTGCGGCACGACCAGCAGACCGATCCCCGCCGCGACCAGCGCCACGGCGTCCTCCGTCGTCTCCGGCCGCTCGAACGCGGGCAGCCCCGGCGGGCGCTCCCAGCCGAGCGTGTCGTCGAGCGGATGCAGCACGATGTCCTCCGCGAGGTCCTCGGCGGTGACCTCCTCCGCGGCCGCGAGCAGGTGGTCCTTGGGGATCACCACCACCGTGGTCTCGGTGTACAGGGGGATCGCGCTGAGCTCTTCCCGCCCGACCGGCAGGCGTACGAAACCCGCGTCGGCACCGCCTTCCAGCAGCAGTCCGGGGGCCTCGCCGGTGGGTACGGAGACCAGCTCCAGCGGGATGCGGGGGAAGCGCTCTTTCCAGATGCGCACCCACTTGGAAGGCGTCACGCCCGGTACGTAGGCGAGGCGGAACGAGGGGGATGCGTCGGAGCCAGTCACCCCGCCAGGTTACCGGCCCCACCCCGGGGGAACGCCCGGCGGATCATGACCGGGACCGTGGCCGGGACACCGCCGCGACCGCCCGGCGCGACCGGTGTGGTCGGCGGCCTCGCACACGCTCGCTACTCTTGACACATGACCTCGCACCAGACACCCCAGACGATGAAGCCCGCCACCGCGGCGAAGAAGCTGGGCGTGTACCTCGAAGCCACCCCCGCCGAGTTCCAGGAGGGTGTGGTCTCGCGCAGCGAGTTCAACGCGCTGCAGGCCGAACCGCCGGCCTGGCTGGAGGAGCTGCGCCGCAACGGCCCGCACCCCCGACCGGTCGTCGCCGCGAAGCTGGGCGTCTCCATCTCCGGCCTCGCCCGCGGTGGTGTCACCGAGCCGCTCACCACCGAGCAGATCGACGCCCTCAAGAACGAGATGCCGGAATGGCTGAGCGCCGAGCGCGCCACCCAGGCCGACGTACGCAAGGAGACCGTCCGCATCAAGGAGCGGAACGCGGAGCGTGCCGCGAAGGCCGACAAGGCCGGCTCCTGATCCGGACCGCACACCCCCCGCCCGGCCGCAGACACACCTCGCGCGGCCGGGCGGAGCCGTACCCGCCCGGCCGCGCGGACCGTACCGACCCGGCGGCCCGAAGCCGTACGGCCCTGAGGGCCTGAAGCGGATGACCTGACGACGGATGAACCGGTGGCCCCCTCCGGGCCCCGCGCGACAGGATGCACGCCGTGCGTCACCTCCTGCTCGGGCCCGCCGCCGACCCTTCGCCGCCTCCCGACCTGATCGACCGGTTCCTCGCGTACGAGGACGTCTGCCTCCCTCTCTCCTGCGAGCTCGCCCGGACCCTCGCGGACCGCTCCGATCTGAGCCGCGAACAGGCGAAGCGCCTGGTCTCCGCGCACGAGGACTGTGCGCTGGTGCTCACGGTGGCCGACGTCGACCCGGCGCGCCCTGCGGGCCCGCCCTGGTGGCCGCCCACCCCGCCCTGCCGGCCGGCGAGATGGCCCGGCTCCTCCCACAGCCCGGCCGCCCAGGACCCGGTGACACGACGTAACGTGCGGGTGGGGGCGCTGTCGCCCGTCGAAACGCGCTGCCGCGCCCGCCGTTCCCCCCTCACGGCAGAGAGGCCGACGACCGACCATGACCGACACACTCACCGTCAGCGTTCTGGGCACCGGAATCATGGGTGCCGCCATGGCCCGCAACCTCGCCCGCGCCGGGCATTCCGTACAGGTCTGGAACCGCACGCGGGCCAAGGCCGAACCGCTGGCCGAGGACGGCGCGCGGATCGCCGACACCCCCGCAAAGGCCGTCGAGGGCGCCGATGTGATCCTGACGATGCTGCACGACGGGCCGGCGGTGGAGGAGGTCGTGCGGCAGGCCGCCCCGGCACTCCGTCCCGGCACCGCTTGGGTGCAGTCGACCACCGTGGGCGTGGACGCGGTCGAGGCGCTCGCCGCCCTCGCCGGGGAACACGGCCTCGTCTTCTTCGACGCGCCGGTGCTCGGCACCCGGCAGCCCGCCGAGTCGGGGCAGCTGCTCATCCTCGCGGCGGGCCCGGCCGAAAGCCGCGCGGCCGTCGCCCCCGTACTGGACGCGGTCGGGGCCCGGACCGTCTGGACGGGCGAGAACGGGGCGGACGGCGGCGCCACCCGCCTCAAGCTCGTCGCCAACAGCTGGGTCATCGCGGCCACCACCGCCACCGGAGAGACCCTGGCACTCGCCAAGGGGCTCGGAGTGAACCCGCAGGACTTCTTCGACGCCATCGCCGGTGGCCCACTCGACATGGGCTATCTGCGCGCCAAGTCGGCCCTCGTCCTCGACGGCGGTCTCGATCCGGCCAGTTTCGCGGTGACCACGGCCGAGAAGGACGCCCGACTGATCGTGGAGGCCGGGCAGCGGTACGGCGTCCGTCTCGACGTAGCCGCCGCGAGCGCGGACCGTTTCGCCCGCGCGGCCGCTCAGGGGCACGGCCACGAGGACATGGCCGCCGCCTACTTCGCGAGCTTCGAACCGGACGAACCGCGCTGACCCGGTCCGGGGCAGCGACCGTCCCGGCCCGCGACCGCGTCCACGCGGACCCGTCCGGGCCCGCGTGGACCGGCTCGGCTCCGGGAGGCGACCGTCCCGGGTCGATCAGGGTGTGGGAGAAGCCCCGGTGAGGGACATCCACCGCCGGACGGTGTCCTGGTGCGAGCCGGTCGCCGAACCCGTGGCCACCGTTTCCGCGTCCGCGGCGGACCGGGGAAGCCCGGAGCGGGTCAGGAGCGTCAGAGGCCACGCGGGGCCCGGTCCGCTGTTCCCGCCGTCGAAGGCGTCCCAGTCCCAGGGCCCCCGGAAGAGCCAGGCCCTGCCGTCGGCGTCGGCCACCTCGTCACCCGCCCGGAGACACGCGTACGGACGCATCAGCAGCTCGAAGGCGTACGGCGTTCCGTCGCCCGGATGGAGCCCGTGGCCGAAGCCGTCGAGATGGCTGCCGTCCGGATACTCCCGGTAGGACATGCCCCGCGGCAGCACGGTCACGGTCAGCACCGGGCGCGGCAACCAGCCGGTCTCCAGCGGCGGATCGTGACGGTCGACGGAAGTGACGTGCACCGGCGTCGGAGGAATCCCGATCCGGCAGGGATCACCCGTCGTCAGGCGGTGCGGCGGCGGGTCGGTACGGAACAGCTCCGACGGGTTCCCCGGGGAAGGGCCCTCGTTCCCGAGACCCAGGGCCACGACCCCGTTCCAGTGGAAGAGGTCGCTGTCCGTGTCGATGGACCACCATGGCCAGCGCACCGGCAGGTAGTCCCACGTCACGCCCGACTCGACCACGGTCTCCGCGAAGGGGCAGGTGACCGACAGCACGTCACCGACCCGGAATCCCCCCTCGTACGTCATCCGGCCAGAGTAGAACCACGCGTACGGGCCGCCGCCCGCGCCGGGAGGCCCACCCGTGCCGCGCCCGCCCGCTCCGGTCTCCTCGACGGCCGAGCCCGCTGCCTGCGCCACCGCCGGAACGCGTCCCTCGACGTGGCGGTATCCGTCACTCGACCTACCGGAACGCGTCACCCGGCGTACCGGAACGCTTCACTCGACGTATTCGACGAGCTGCATCATCCCCTGGTCCTCGTGCTGGAGCTCGTGACAGTGGATGAGGGCCCGGCCGGTGAAGTCCGTGAAGCGGACGCGCAAGGTCACCGAGCCGCCCCTTCTGACGCCGATGGTGTCCTGCCACACCGGGGTGTCCAGAGGGCTGCCGTCGACGGCGGTGACCAGGAAGCGGTTGGTGTGCAGGTGGAACGAGTGGTTGGGGTGGGTTCTCGAATTGTTGCGGATCGTCCACTCCTCGGTCTCGCCGAGCCGGAGGGTGTGGTTGACGCGGGCCGGATCGAACCGTCCGTAGGCCGGATCCGTCGGGTCGGCCGGGTCGCGGGCCGGCGGGGTCGCTCCGTCGCCGGTGATGCGGAACGCGTGGGGGAAGGGCTTGCCGGGAAAGGCGTTCATGTCGCTGTGGAACGTCAGGGAACGGCGGCGGATCACTTCCCGCGGGTCGATGTACGGCGCGGGCCCCGGCAGATCGGTGGGCAGCTCCATGGGCGCGCCGGAGCCCGCAGCCACGGTCATCGTCGCCAGCAGGACGCCGCCCGCCGTGATGCGGTAGTCGCCCGGACTCTGCGCTCTGATCATGACGTCGGAGCGGTTGCCCATCGACAGGGTGACCCCGTCACGCTCGACGGTCCGGGTGAGGGTGACGCCGTCCACGGCGATCTGGTGCAGCGCGTGTCCTTCCACCCGTACCGGCAGGACGGTGAACGCCGACGCGTTGATCAGGCGCCAGCGCTGCACCTCGCCCTCCCGCAACCGGATCACCGGTCGGTAGGCGCCGTTGACGACGAACGTCGACGCCACCCTGTTGAGGTCGTTCTCGGCGCGCAGCTCGGGCACTTGGCCGTCGGAGAGCTTGAGTTCACCGATGCACATCACCACGTCGCTCGCCGCCGCGATCTCCGGGACCCTGTCGGTCTCGCCTTCCACCACGAGCGCTCCCAGCAGGCCGCCGGCCAGTTGGACGGCGGTCGACCCGTGCACGTGCGAGTGGTACCAGAACGTGC
The DNA window shown above is from Streptomyces sp. NBC_00247 and carries:
- a CDS encoding aminotransferase-like domain-containing protein, which gives rise to MNERSSVGELAESLREELNRYSPGGKLPSSRVLVERFRVSPVTVTRALARLAAEGLVVTRPGAGAFRARARTTAPARGDTSWQEVSLSGDGGPEVVPRTVDASGVLVTLAAPPPGVIEFNGGYLHPSLQPERALASALARAGRRPGAWDRPPVDGLPELRAWFAREIGPGVDAADVLITAGGQSALAAALRALAPPGAPVLVESPTYPGMLAVARAAGLRPVPVPVDADGVRPELLDAAFRATGARVFVCQPLFQNPTGTVLAPGRRADVLRIARAAGAFVVEDDFARRLAHEDAGPLPPPLVADDPDGVVVHVCSLTKVTSPSMRVGALAARGPVLERLRAIQVVDSFFVPRPLQEAALELVGAPSWGTHLRSVAAELARRRTLLTGELRRSLPGLDLPHVPSGGGSLWLRVPGHGGSGAEEAAFVSGALRAGVAVAPGRPYFCAEPPSAQVRISFAAASGAGEIAEGVRRLRLAYDTLGACGA
- a CDS encoding alpha/beta fold hydrolase yields the protein MPELRRVPVNGVELNVALAGSGPAVLLLHGFPHTWELWTDVIAGLSGGYRVIAPDLRGFGASSGTASGTGADGRTGSGYDAGTLAEDAAALLTALGVSSAAVVGIDAGTAVAFLLALRRPGLVRRLAVMESVLGGLPGAEDFLADGPPWWFGFHSAAPSLAETVLEGHEAAYVDWFLSAGTLGDGVRPALRDAFVRAYTGHQALSRAFSYYRALPESAVQIEQAVATARLTVPTMVVGARPVGAALEHQLRPIADDLTGHLLEDCGHIIPLHRPHALLSLLRPFLAGEDAKGT
- a CDS encoding GNAT family N-acetyltransferase, whose product is MTDAIKQGYDISTDPSRLDPARIHHWLSTDAYWALGRSRAEQDAAIAASLNFGVYERNSGTQVGYARVVTDHVTFAWLCDVYVDPVARGRGLGVRLAEAVRDHLAPAGVRRILLSTGDAHEVYAKAGFRGLEKPGQWMALTNG
- a CDS encoding serine hydrolase domain-containing protein — protein: MAQVRGRCDERFARVRTAFEENFALRDELGAAVTVLVDGEPVVDLWGGWADRARTRPWERDTLVNVWSTTKGPTALCAHILADRGLLDLDAPVASYWPEFAAAGKQNVKVRDLLSHRAGLAGLREPHSLADLYDWELTTSRLAATEPWWEPGTRSGYHALTYGFLVGEVVRRISGDLPGEFLRREVTGPLGIDFTVGLPEKEADRVAELVTTRASPAQAAFFASLPPVVVASLANPVTGAAVANTAAWRAAEIPAANGHGTARAVAALYGILAGRGTLSGRCVLSEDAAERVREGQGSCRDLVLGAGFAHETEIALGVWLSGPNASYGPNPRAVGHDGAGGSCGLADPESGVALGYVMNRMGVGLADDPRKTALVEAVYSSL
- a CDS encoding DMT family transporter, giving the protein MRDDNSATHARAIALAPGTTPAAAPAASGAPVASSASLAPLSAAASAAPASERSGFVLASLGVVAFSLTFPATVWGLESFGPWSLVALRSVLAALIAGTVLLAARSPWPGRRHLGGLLIVAGGVVAGYPLLTTLALRTTTSSHAAVVVGLLPLTTAVFSSLRTGSRPPRAFWIAALAGAAVVLAFTIRQSGGALSAGDLYLFGGLVVCAAGYAEGGRLARVMPGRQVIGWALVLSLPVAVAGSAVALAYEPVHLTGHGIAGLVWAAAGSTFVGLYIWYRGMAEIGAPRASQLQLAQPLLTLVWSFLLLGEELDPAAPLAAVAVLVCIAATQRTGARRPRESRAARS
- a CDS encoding winged helix-turn-helix transcriptional regulator yields the protein MDPLCPTRQLLDRIGTKWTSMAVKVLAEEAPDELRFAELRRRIPGISQKMLSVTLQTLVRDGLAARRVEPTVPPAVHYRLTALGLSLEGPLSALRVWAETHMPEIDRSNQLADGPAGCTDRQPCSHG
- a CDS encoding histidine phosphatase family protein, translated to MSVRVSLVAAARSSSLLAERFDDDRPLDHAGWHEVQLVAHALVPLGAADLRYCAPSPRSRATGDALGYAPMAQPDLRDCDMGRWRGMTLAEVAAREPAAVDAWLADPRSAPHGGEPLLGFITRIGHWLDTRPCDGGSIVAVAEPAVVRAILVYALKAPPSTYWNIDVRPLSAVTLVGQPGRWSLSLEPPAR